The Colwellia sp. M166 genome segment AAAACATCGAAAAACAGCGCATTTACTTCCCCTTCAACAGCTTAATTTTTCATTATAAATTTAAAAAATGCGCATACTATACTATCGCAAAATATTTATCGTTCGTTTTTCATACAAAAAAATAAAAAATAATATCTTTATATGAATATATTCCTTTTACAATCATCAACTCTATTAAGTATAACCACTAAATTATGCTCTCCAATATTAATTTGTCATAAACTCTAAAACCCTTAATAACGAGCTATAAAAAACAAAATAAAACAATATTATTCAAATAGATAGCTATAAATCAAGTCAATACTAGCTTAACAAGCGTTCGAGGTATTATTGAAGAGTAATGTTATTTAAGGCATAAAAAAACCAGCAGATGCTGGTTTTTTCAATTTATATTATTAAGTCTTACTGACGTTTCATCGAATCAAAGAATTCGTTATTGGTCTTGGTCATAGCCAGCTTATCAATCATGAATTCCATGGCATCAATTTCGCCCATTTCGTGAACGATTTTACGCAAAATCCACATTTTTTGTAATTCATCAGGCTTAGTTAATAGCTCTTCACGACGAGTACCACTACGGTTAAAGTGAATAGCAGGGAAAACGCGTTTTTCAGAGATTTTACGTGAAAGGTGTAATTCCATATTACCCGTGCCTTTAAATTCTTCATAGATAACTTCATCCATTTTAGAACCAGTTTCTACTAAGGCAGTAGCGATAATAGTTAAACTACCACCTTCTTCAATATTACGTGCAGCACCAAAGAAGCGCTTAGGACGATGTAAAGCATTGGCATCAACACCACCGGTAAGTATTTTACCTGACGAAGGAATAACGGTGTTATAGGCACGTGCTAAACGGGTAATTGAATCAAGTAAAATAACGACATCTTTTTTATGTTCAACTAAACGTTTAGCTTTTTCAATTACCATTTCAGCAACTTGCACGTGACGGTTAGCTGGTTCATCAAATGTAGAGGCAATTACTTCACCTTTAACCAAGCGACGCATTTCAGTAACTTCTTCTGGACGCTCATCAATCAACAATACCATTAATTCAGCATCTGGGTGGTTATGAGCAATACTTTGAGCAATATTCTGTAGCAATAACGTTTTACCGGCTTTTGGCGGCGCAACAATCAAACCACGCTGACCTTTACCAATCGGGGAGGCTAAATCTAAAACGCGGGCAGTA includes the following:
- the rho gene encoding transcription termination factor Rho — translated: MNLNELKEKSISELVKLAETMKLEHLARNRKQDIIFAILKAHAKSGEDIFGSGVLEILQDGFGFLRSADSSYLAGPDDIYVSPSQIRRFSMRTGDTIAGKIRPPKDGERYFALLKVNEVNFDRPENSRNKILFENLTPIHPTDRMIMERGNGSTEDITARVLDLASPIGKGQRGLIVAPPKAGKTLLLQNIAQSIAHNHPDAELMVLLIDERPEEVTEMRRLVKGEVIASTFDEPANRHVQVAEMVIEKAKRLVEHKKDVVILLDSITRLARAYNTVIPSSGKILTGGVDANALHRPKRFFGAARNIEEGGSLTIIATALVETGSKMDEVIYEEFKGTGNMELHLSRKISEKRVFPAIHFNRSGTRREELLTKPDELQKMWILRKIVHEMGEIDAMEFMIDKLAMTKTNNEFFDSMKRQ